From a single Lytechinus pictus isolate F3 Inbred unplaced genomic scaffold, Lp3.0 scaffold_19, whole genome shotgun sequence genomic region:
- the LOC129283936 gene encoding vesicle-associated membrane protein 7-like isoform X1, with translation MAPIPIQKRSYLSYLSESPVDGLDHIYRRPSDGDKMPILYAVIARGTTVLANYAACQGNFTEVTEQVLMKIPPQNAKLTYSHGAYLFHYVSEERIIYMCITDDDYERSRAFAFLQEIKKKFTATYGSRVHTALPFAMNSEFSRVLAAQIRYFAQPLSSHTRMSEVQQDLDELNQIMVRNIESVSNRGERLELLIDKTEDLETTSLTFKKSSKSLARSMFMKNLKLIIILTIIIILVLYFIVSAACGGLAWQNCVKK, from the exons atggcTCCAATTCCTATTCAGAAGCGTTCATATCTCTCCTACCTTTCAGAGTCCCCGGTTGATGGTCTTGATCACATCTACAGGAGACCATCTGACGGAGACAAGATGCCTATACTTTATGCAGTCATCGCTCGTGGCACCACGGTGCTTGCAAACTATGCAGCTTGCCAGGGAAACTTCACTGAGGTGACAGAGCAAGTACTGATGAAGATTCCTCCACAGAATGCCAAGTTGACGTACTCACATGGAGCATACCTCTTTCATTACGTCTCAGAGGAGAGGATTATATATATGTGCATCACAGATGAT gACTATGAAAGGTCAAGAGCATTTGCATTTCTCCAGGAGATCAAAAAGAA ATTCACAGCCACTTATGGGTCCAGAGTACACACAGCGCTTCCTTTTGCAATGAACAGTGAATTCTCTCGAGTATTAGCTGCACAAATT CGATACTTTGCCCAACCCTTATCAAGTCACACACGTATGTCAGAAGTTCAACAGGATCTTGATGAACTCAATCAGATTATGGTCAGAAATATAG AGTCAGTGTCAAATAGAGGAGAAAGATTAGAACTCTTGATAGATAAGACAGAAGACTTAGAAACCACA TCCCTAACATTCAAGAAGAGCAGTAAAAGCCTAGCAAGATCTATGTTTATGAAAAACTTGAAATTGATCATCATcttaacaataattataatt TTGGTTTTATACTTCATCGTGTCTGCAGCTTGTGGAGGACTTGCCTGGCAAAACTGTGTCAAAAAATGA
- the LOC129283936 gene encoding vesicle-associated membrane protein 7-like isoform X2: protein MPILYAVIARGTTVLANYAACQGNFTEVTEQVLMKIPPQNAKLTYSHGAYLFHYVSEERIIYMCITDDDYERSRAFAFLQEIKKKFTATYGSRVHTALPFAMNSEFSRVLAAQIRYFAQPLSSHTRMSEVQQDLDELNQIMVRNIESVSNRGERLELLIDKTEDLETTSLTFKKSSKSLARSMFMKNLKLIIILTIIIILVLYFIVSAACGGLAWQNCVKK, encoded by the exons ATGCCTATACTTTATGCAGTCATCGCTCGTGGCACCACGGTGCTTGCAAACTATGCAGCTTGCCAGGGAAACTTCACTGAGGTGACAGAGCAAGTACTGATGAAGATTCCTCCACAGAATGCCAAGTTGACGTACTCACATGGAGCATACCTCTTTCATTACGTCTCAGAGGAGAGGATTATATATATGTGCATCACAGATGAT gACTATGAAAGGTCAAGAGCATTTGCATTTCTCCAGGAGATCAAAAAGAA ATTCACAGCCACTTATGGGTCCAGAGTACACACAGCGCTTCCTTTTGCAATGAACAGTGAATTCTCTCGAGTATTAGCTGCACAAATT CGATACTTTGCCCAACCCTTATCAAGTCACACACGTATGTCAGAAGTTCAACAGGATCTTGATGAACTCAATCAGATTATGGTCAGAAATATAG AGTCAGTGTCAAATAGAGGAGAAAGATTAGAACTCTTGATAGATAAGACAGAAGACTTAGAAACCACA TCCCTAACATTCAAGAAGAGCAGTAAAAGCCTAGCAAGATCTATGTTTATGAAAAACTTGAAATTGATCATCATcttaacaataattataatt TTGGTTTTATACTTCATCGTGTCTGCAGCTTGTGGAGGACTTGCCTGGCAAAACTGTGTCAAAAAATGA